The Phoenix dactylifera cultivar Barhee BC4 chromosome 17, palm_55x_up_171113_PBpolish2nd_filt_p, whole genome shotgun sequence genome contains a region encoding:
- the LOC103721792 gene encoding polycomb group protein EMF2B-like isoform X7, whose protein sequence is MTYQHTWSSLEFYENLYFATFHPECQAYLWRNIGCSCSHSRTADQMCRQQSRVHLTAEEQFAAEESLSVYCKPVELYNILQRRAIQNPLLLQRCLQYKIEAKHKRRIQITVSLSGSMNAEGQKQDGLPLYVLLGRPVADVTEHSAVYQLSRACMITTFNEYGKKDQVEASFVIPEIKKLASDARVRNLNIILVSNGEPKGASGENHLSLNHEELTSFPNIEGHCLWGKIPIDSLCSSLERCVTLSLGHKAEMLSTVSMHPCSLEPKFLNQNNCMTFCSHNADPMNSYQVQVSICAQEIGARERSPYNSYSYNDVPTSSLPHIIRLRTGNVLFNYRYYNNTLQKTEVTEDFSCPFCLVRCASFKGLRYHLTSSHDLFNFEFWVTEEYQAVHVSVRTDIWGSEVVSDGVDPRLQTFFYCSKFKRHIRSKNLVQSACHVHPHVLESQSPEAAQEGSHEDYLQKENGTCSSYRLLAYPTDAALLNDNGSYKEEKLQKLSFSETHLMSARHKSESFGSENHYAAECIEPGSSSPDTIGICAASAQASISNDCAQRGSGSNLAPPTVLQFAKTRKLSVERTDPRNSQALLQKRQFFHSHRAQPMVAEQVISDRDSEDEVDDAIADFEDRRMLDDFVDVTKDEKQIMHMWNSFVRKQRVLADGHIPWACQAFSRLHGQVLVRSPALL, encoded by the exons ATGACCTATCAGCATACTTGGTCAAGTTTGGAGTTCTATGAAAATCTATATTTCGCCACTTTCCATCCAGAATGCCAGGCTTACCTTTGGCG GAACATTGGCTGCAGTTGCAGCCATTCTAGGACTGCTGATCAGATGTGCCGCCAGCAGTCTCGGGTTCATTTGACCGCTGAAGAACAATTTGCAGCTGAAGAAAGCCTTTCGGTTTATTGTAAACCTGTTGAGCTTTACAATATTCTTCAACGACGCGCTATACAAAAT CCGTTGCTTCTTCAAAGATGTTTGCAATACAAGATAGAGGCAAAGCACAAACGGAG GATTCAAATAACTGTATCACTTTCCGGGAGCATGAATGCTGAGGGACAAAAACAAGATGGGTTACCTCTTTATGTGTTATTGGGAAGACCTGTTGCTGATGTTACAGAG CATTCTGCGGTATATCAACTTAGTCGAGCTTGTATGATAACCACCTTCAATGAATATGGGAAGAAAGATCAAGTAGAAGCCAGTTTTGTTATTCCTGAGATTAAGAAGCTAGCATCAGATGCTCGAGTTCGAAATCTCAACATTATCCTTGTCAGTAATG GGGAACCAAAAGGTGCTTCTGGTGAAAATCATCTATCACTGAATCATGAGGAACTCACCTCTTTTCCAA ATATTGAAGGTCATTGTCTATGGGGAAAAATACCAATTGATTCACTTTGTTCATCATTGGAGAGGTGTGTGACGCTGAGTTTAGGACATAAGGCTGAGATGCTTTCGACTGTTAGTATGCACCCGTGCAGTTTGGAG CCTAAATTTTTGAACCAGAACAACTGCATGACCTTTTGTTCTCATAATGCGGATCCTATG AATTCATATCAAGTGCAAGTGAGTATATGTGCACAAGAGATTGGAGCAAGAGAGAGGTCTCCTTATAATTCTTACTCATACAATGATGTTCCAACATCATCATTACCTCATATTATCCG ATTGAGAACGGGAAATGTCCTCTTTAACTATAGATACTACAACAACACACTGCAAAAAAcagaag TAACTGAAGACTTCTCCTGTCCATTTTGCCTGGTGCGATGCGCAAGCTTTAAG GGTTTAAGATATCACTTGACTTCCTCACATGACCTATTcaattttgagttctgg GTAACTGAAGAGTACCAAGCTGTGCATGTCTCTGTGAGGACTGACATATGGGGATCTGAG GTTGTATCTGATGGAGTGGATCCAAGGTTGCAAACCTTTTTTTACTG CTCAAAGTTTAAGAGGCATATAAGATCAAAAAATCTTGTTCAGAGTGCATGTCATGTGCATCCACATGTTTTGGAGTCGCAATCACCAGAAGCAGCCCAAGAAGGTTCTCATGAAGATTATCTGCAGAAAGAAAATGGCACATGTTCCTCTTACAGGCTCCTTGCCTACCCAACAGATGCTGCACTTCTGAATG ATAATGGCTCTTACAAAGAAGAAAAGCTTCAGAAACTATCATTCAGTGAAACCCATTTGATGTCTGCAAGGCATAAATCTGAAAGCTTTGGTTCCGAGAATCATTATGCTGCAGAGTGTATAGAACCTGGCTCATCTAGCCCTGATACTATAGGCATTTGCGCTGCTTCAGCTCAAGCTTCTATCAGTAATGATTGTGCTCAGCGTGGATCTGGAAGCAATCTTGCACCTCCAACTGTGTTGCAATTTGCGAAGACCCGGAAATTATCTGTTGAACGAACTGATCCCAGAAA CAGCCAAGCACTGCTACAAAAACGCCAGTTTTTTCACTCTCACAGAGCTCAG CCAATGGTGGCGGAGCAAGTAATTTCAGATCGGGACAGTGAGGATGAAGTTGATGATGCCATTGCTGATTTTGAAGATAGAAGG ATGCTTGATGATTTTGTGGATGTGACAAAGGACGAGAAGCAAATTATGCATATGTGGAATTCATTTGTCAGGAAACAAAG GGTGCTAGCAGATGGGCACATTCCTTGGGCATGTCAAGCGTTCTCCCGGCTTCATGGACAAGTACTTGTGCGGTCTCCTGCTTTGCTATG A
- the LOC103721792 gene encoding polycomb group protein EMF2B-like isoform X4 produces the protein MTYQHTWSSLEFYENLYFATFHPECQAYLWRNIGCSCSHSRTADQMCRQQSRVHLTAEEQFAAEESLSVYCKPVELYNILQRRAIQNPLLLQRCLQYKIEAKHKRRIQITVSLSGSMNAEGQKQDGLPLYVLLGRPVADVTEHSAVYQLSRACMITTFNEYGKKDQVEASFVIPEIKKLASDARVRNLNIILVSNGEPKGASGENHLSLNHEELTSFPNIEGHCLWGKIPIDSLCSSLERCVTLSLGHKAEMLSTVSMHPCSLEPKFLNQNNCMTFCSHNADPMNSYQVQVSICAQEIGARERSPYNSYSYNDVPTSSLPHIIRLRTGNVLFNYRYYNNTLQKTEVTEDFSCPFCLVRCASFKGLRYHLTSSHDLFNFEFWVTEEYQAVHVSVRTDIWGSEVVSDGVDPRLQTFFYCSKFKRHIRSKNLVQSACHVHPHVLESQSPEAAQEGSHEDYLQKENGTCSSYRLLAYPTDAALLNDNGSYKEEKLQKLSFSETHLMSARHKSESFGSENHYAAECIEPGSSSPDTIGICAASAQASISNDCAQRGSGSNLAPPTVLQFAKTRKLSVERTDPRNQALLQKRQFFHSHRAQPMVAEQVISDRDSEDEVDDAIADFEDRRMLDDFVDVTKDEKQIMHMWNSFVRKQRVLADGHIPWACQAFSRLHGQVLVRSPALLWCWRLFMIKLWNHSLLDAQTMNNCNLILERSQNESSNPKQS, from the exons ATGACCTATCAGCATACTTGGTCAAGTTTGGAGTTCTATGAAAATCTATATTTCGCCACTTTCCATCCAGAATGCCAGGCTTACCTTTGGCG GAACATTGGCTGCAGTTGCAGCCATTCTAGGACTGCTGATCAGATGTGCCGCCAGCAGTCTCGGGTTCATTTGACCGCTGAAGAACAATTTGCAGCTGAAGAAAGCCTTTCGGTTTATTGTAAACCTGTTGAGCTTTACAATATTCTTCAACGACGCGCTATACAAAAT CCGTTGCTTCTTCAAAGATGTTTGCAATACAAGATAGAGGCAAAGCACAAACGGAG GATTCAAATAACTGTATCACTTTCCGGGAGCATGAATGCTGAGGGACAAAAACAAGATGGGTTACCTCTTTATGTGTTATTGGGAAGACCTGTTGCTGATGTTACAGAG CATTCTGCGGTATATCAACTTAGTCGAGCTTGTATGATAACCACCTTCAATGAATATGGGAAGAAAGATCAAGTAGAAGCCAGTTTTGTTATTCCTGAGATTAAGAAGCTAGCATCAGATGCTCGAGTTCGAAATCTCAACATTATCCTTGTCAGTAATG GGGAACCAAAAGGTGCTTCTGGTGAAAATCATCTATCACTGAATCATGAGGAACTCACCTCTTTTCCAA ATATTGAAGGTCATTGTCTATGGGGAAAAATACCAATTGATTCACTTTGTTCATCATTGGAGAGGTGTGTGACGCTGAGTTTAGGACATAAGGCTGAGATGCTTTCGACTGTTAGTATGCACCCGTGCAGTTTGGAG CCTAAATTTTTGAACCAGAACAACTGCATGACCTTTTGTTCTCATAATGCGGATCCTATG AATTCATATCAAGTGCAAGTGAGTATATGTGCACAAGAGATTGGAGCAAGAGAGAGGTCTCCTTATAATTCTTACTCATACAATGATGTTCCAACATCATCATTACCTCATATTATCCG ATTGAGAACGGGAAATGTCCTCTTTAACTATAGATACTACAACAACACACTGCAAAAAAcagaag TAACTGAAGACTTCTCCTGTCCATTTTGCCTGGTGCGATGCGCAAGCTTTAAG GGTTTAAGATATCACTTGACTTCCTCACATGACCTATTcaattttgagttctgg GTAACTGAAGAGTACCAAGCTGTGCATGTCTCTGTGAGGACTGACATATGGGGATCTGAG GTTGTATCTGATGGAGTGGATCCAAGGTTGCAAACCTTTTTTTACTG CTCAAAGTTTAAGAGGCATATAAGATCAAAAAATCTTGTTCAGAGTGCATGTCATGTGCATCCACATGTTTTGGAGTCGCAATCACCAGAAGCAGCCCAAGAAGGTTCTCATGAAGATTATCTGCAGAAAGAAAATGGCACATGTTCCTCTTACAGGCTCCTTGCCTACCCAACAGATGCTGCACTTCTGAATG ATAATGGCTCTTACAAAGAAGAAAAGCTTCAGAAACTATCATTCAGTGAAACCCATTTGATGTCTGCAAGGCATAAATCTGAAAGCTTTGGTTCCGAGAATCATTATGCTGCAGAGTGTATAGAACCTGGCTCATCTAGCCCTGATACTATAGGCATTTGCGCTGCTTCAGCTCAAGCTTCTATCAGTAATGATTGTGCTCAGCGTGGATCTGGAAGCAATCTTGCACCTCCAACTGTGTTGCAATTTGCGAAGACCCGGAAATTATCTGTTGAACGAACTGATCCCAGAAA CCAAGCACTGCTACAAAAACGCCAGTTTTTTCACTCTCACAGAGCTCAG CCAATGGTGGCGGAGCAAGTAATTTCAGATCGGGACAGTGAGGATGAAGTTGATGATGCCATTGCTGATTTTGAAGATAGAAGG ATGCTTGATGATTTTGTGGATGTGACAAAGGACGAGAAGCAAATTATGCATATGTGGAATTCATTTGTCAGGAAACAAAG GGTGCTAGCAGATGGGCACATTCCTTGGGCATGTCAAGCGTTCTCCCGGCTTCATGGACAAGTACTTGTGCGGTCTCCTGCTTTGCTATG GTGCTGGAGGCTATTTATGATTAAACTTTGGAATCATAGTCTTCTAGATGCGCAAACCATGAACAATTGTAATTTAATTCTTGAAAGATCTCAGAATGAGAGCTCGAATCCCAAGCAAAGCTGA
- the LOC103721792 gene encoding polycomb group protein EMF2B-like isoform X3: MTYQHTWSSLEFYENLYFATFHPECQAYLWRNIGCSCSHSRTADQMCRQQSRVHLTAEEQFAAEESLSVYCKPVELYNILQRRAIQNPLLLQRCLQYKIEAKHKRRIQITVSLSGSMNAEGQKQDGLPLYVLLGRPVADVTEHSAVYQLSRACMITTFNEYGKKDQVEASFVIPEIKKLASDARVRNLNIILVSNGEPKGASGENHLSLNHEELTSFPNIEGHCLWGKIPIDSLCSSLERCVTLSLGHKAEMLSTVSMHPCSLEPKFLNQNNCMTFCSHNADPMNSYQVQVSICAQEIGARERSPYNSYSYNDVPTSSLPHIIRLRTGNVLFNYRYYNNTLQKTEVTEDFSCPFCLVRCASFKGLRYHLTSSHDLFNFEFWVTEEYQAVHVSVRTDIWGSEVVSDGVDPRLQTFFYCSKFKRHIRSKNLVQSACHVHPHVLESQSPEAAQEGSHEDYLQKENGTCSSYRLLAYPTDAALLNDNGSYKEEKLQKLSFSETHLMSARHKSESFGSENHYAAECIEPGSSSPDTIGICAASAQASISNDCAQRGSGSNLAPPTVLQFAKTRKLSVERTDPRNSQALLQKRQFFHSHRAQPMVAEQVISDRDSEDEVDDAIADFEDRRMLDDFVDVTKDEKQIMHMWNSFVRKQRVLADGHIPWACQAFSRLHGQVLVRSPALLWCWRLFMIKLWNHSLLDAQTMNNCNLILERSQNESSNPKQS, from the exons ATGACCTATCAGCATACTTGGTCAAGTTTGGAGTTCTATGAAAATCTATATTTCGCCACTTTCCATCCAGAATGCCAGGCTTACCTTTGGCG GAACATTGGCTGCAGTTGCAGCCATTCTAGGACTGCTGATCAGATGTGCCGCCAGCAGTCTCGGGTTCATTTGACCGCTGAAGAACAATTTGCAGCTGAAGAAAGCCTTTCGGTTTATTGTAAACCTGTTGAGCTTTACAATATTCTTCAACGACGCGCTATACAAAAT CCGTTGCTTCTTCAAAGATGTTTGCAATACAAGATAGAGGCAAAGCACAAACGGAG GATTCAAATAACTGTATCACTTTCCGGGAGCATGAATGCTGAGGGACAAAAACAAGATGGGTTACCTCTTTATGTGTTATTGGGAAGACCTGTTGCTGATGTTACAGAG CATTCTGCGGTATATCAACTTAGTCGAGCTTGTATGATAACCACCTTCAATGAATATGGGAAGAAAGATCAAGTAGAAGCCAGTTTTGTTATTCCTGAGATTAAGAAGCTAGCATCAGATGCTCGAGTTCGAAATCTCAACATTATCCTTGTCAGTAATG GGGAACCAAAAGGTGCTTCTGGTGAAAATCATCTATCACTGAATCATGAGGAACTCACCTCTTTTCCAA ATATTGAAGGTCATTGTCTATGGGGAAAAATACCAATTGATTCACTTTGTTCATCATTGGAGAGGTGTGTGACGCTGAGTTTAGGACATAAGGCTGAGATGCTTTCGACTGTTAGTATGCACCCGTGCAGTTTGGAG CCTAAATTTTTGAACCAGAACAACTGCATGACCTTTTGTTCTCATAATGCGGATCCTATG AATTCATATCAAGTGCAAGTGAGTATATGTGCACAAGAGATTGGAGCAAGAGAGAGGTCTCCTTATAATTCTTACTCATACAATGATGTTCCAACATCATCATTACCTCATATTATCCG ATTGAGAACGGGAAATGTCCTCTTTAACTATAGATACTACAACAACACACTGCAAAAAAcagaag TAACTGAAGACTTCTCCTGTCCATTTTGCCTGGTGCGATGCGCAAGCTTTAAG GGTTTAAGATATCACTTGACTTCCTCACATGACCTATTcaattttgagttctgg GTAACTGAAGAGTACCAAGCTGTGCATGTCTCTGTGAGGACTGACATATGGGGATCTGAG GTTGTATCTGATGGAGTGGATCCAAGGTTGCAAACCTTTTTTTACTG CTCAAAGTTTAAGAGGCATATAAGATCAAAAAATCTTGTTCAGAGTGCATGTCATGTGCATCCACATGTTTTGGAGTCGCAATCACCAGAAGCAGCCCAAGAAGGTTCTCATGAAGATTATCTGCAGAAAGAAAATGGCACATGTTCCTCTTACAGGCTCCTTGCCTACCCAACAGATGCTGCACTTCTGAATG ATAATGGCTCTTACAAAGAAGAAAAGCTTCAGAAACTATCATTCAGTGAAACCCATTTGATGTCTGCAAGGCATAAATCTGAAAGCTTTGGTTCCGAGAATCATTATGCTGCAGAGTGTATAGAACCTGGCTCATCTAGCCCTGATACTATAGGCATTTGCGCTGCTTCAGCTCAAGCTTCTATCAGTAATGATTGTGCTCAGCGTGGATCTGGAAGCAATCTTGCACCTCCAACTGTGTTGCAATTTGCGAAGACCCGGAAATTATCTGTTGAACGAACTGATCCCAGAAA CAGCCAAGCACTGCTACAAAAACGCCAGTTTTTTCACTCTCACAGAGCTCAG CCAATGGTGGCGGAGCAAGTAATTTCAGATCGGGACAGTGAGGATGAAGTTGATGATGCCATTGCTGATTTTGAAGATAGAAGG ATGCTTGATGATTTTGTGGATGTGACAAAGGACGAGAAGCAAATTATGCATATGTGGAATTCATTTGTCAGGAAACAAAG GGTGCTAGCAGATGGGCACATTCCTTGGGCATGTCAAGCGTTCTCCCGGCTTCATGGACAAGTACTTGTGCGGTCTCCTGCTTTGCTATG GTGCTGGAGGCTATTTATGATTAAACTTTGGAATCATAGTCTTCTAGATGCGCAAACCATGAACAATTGTAATTTAATTCTTGAAAGATCTCAGAATGAGAGCTCGAATCCCAAGCAAAGCTGA